One segment of Purpureocillium takamizusanense chromosome 7, complete sequence DNA contains the following:
- the SEC5 gene encoding Exocyst complex component S5 (COG:U~EggNog:ENOG503NU6Y) — translation MADFERTILEFYQLPTPYPSEWPTEKDAGYSSGDDDGDMKHGRRKSRYQALESVAGGGQSGVGTMVQKDEPDPLGTSDSVVRSLKNMGLPLQDDLRMRNRFLLSSTTFSPALFLSQMHANADTRSLLQGLDVLSQSIDQKSASLKVLVESNFERFVRAKATIDNVYKEMKYRGVEQNQARGSRHTRHTSRTSFRNSISGTGLSNPLALPPSENRKKNALMKESEYGVLGIKAPLLDVSAKAEDVWGPALGGREKEEHLKTVSHQLNHFKEYVELSSSVADSIKRKDYETLIESYNRARKFADEARKLSQTLGGETPSDTQLYQMVVAGRMWHDVDQQVQTFRRDIWKRLISLHTQSKSDTATGRVQDQHMDIIGLLLELGVDDNPIWVWLLSRYDYLKGKIQGTADRSKVEIEVLRRRLANNDKPTPQSLASHLRSLSRQSVQGKHPTSDAPDVIELWEKMLTFLTNLVSSQGILGELVEFWHTAEGFIQGKTQSSLPLGYNGESRVHHQLTQQAIADLEKGIVELVDLLREHVYAFFAGMPPEDISLLFSPLPVTPHSPASAGGMTPTTLRDPRFNFDPNNPPPPSPRRGEPWEKLAFWPPWSNSISGVHYLSKMLTLVGSGASDMAGISPVSSGDPLVLDNLKSLVAISRERCVTALCAAWNRDAENIKYVEDWERSPDSGDVTRMPAAFSSFESALLSGMQKILYIPDATARDNARNMVLPPPTKLLQMVRSQYVTTLYKALSGMVENAERSVKKGEDDWTTARGSWQGSSATALVTGKSTLDPGDRNVRMLLTLSNLQSLRSQVVPSLNAQFENAFSVKLTDESKTIRDVLGQIDARLFQSYTKQAVEKLHVIIQAGLSATDWAPAAGQRPQSAKPYIYEALLTLVLVHSQVSTTASPLTLQVLSFLLEQTSLQLLDAFRKRPRYSLEALMQATLDVEFVAQTLSHYTTDRATELQSQIYQELDGRTDNDARARLQNELPEMRSTLKKLRDASKNEFACFKKPKRPPGQSASKSDTSSVATFVST, via the exons ATGGCCGACTTTGAGCGGACCATTCTCGAATTCTATCAGCTGCCTACACCATACCCTTCGGAATGGCCCACCGAAAAGGATGCAGGCTACTCTTCaggagacgacgatggtgataTGAAGCATGGCCGACGAAAGTCGCGATACCAAGCCCTCGAGTCGGTGGCGGGGGGAGGCCAGAGCGGAGTTGGAACCATGGTTCAAAAGGACGAGCCTGACCCTCTCGGAACATCTGACAGCGTCGTTCGATCGCTCAAGAACATGGGTCTTCCACTACAGGATGACTTGCGCATGC GAAACCGCTTCCTCCTTTCGTCGACTACCTTTTCCCCCGCACTCTTCCTGTCCCAGATGCATGCTAATGCCGACACACGGAGCTTGCTGCAGGGTCTGGACGTGCTCTCCCAGTCAATTGACCAAAAGTCCGCTTCGCTCAAGGTCCTCGTCGAATCCAACTTTGAACGCTTTGTCCGAGCAAAGGCAACAATAGACAATGTCTACAAGGAGATGAAATATCGCGGTGTGGAGCAGAACCAAGCCCGAGGCAGTCGTCACACGCGGCACACCAGTCGAACCAGCTTTCGCAACAGTATTAGCGGCACGGGCCTCAGCAACCCGCTTGCCCTACCTCCGTCGGAGAATCGAAAGAAGAATGCGCTGATGAAGGAGAGCGAATATGGCGTACTCGGAATCAAGGCTCCCCTCCTGGACGTGTCGGCGAAAGCCGAGGACGTCTGGGGTCCCGCCCTCGGAGGCCGGGAGAAAGAAGAGCATCTCAAAACAGTCTCGCACCAGCTCAACCATTTCAAAGAATACGTTGAGCTCAGCTCATCGGTTGCCGATAGCATCAAGCGGAAGGATTACGAAACCTTGATAGAGAGCTATAACCGTGCCAGGAAGTTCGCCGACGAAGCTCGCAAACTGTCGCAGActctcggcggcgagactCCCAGCGATACGCAGCTGTACCAAATGGTTGTTGCTGGGCGGATGTGGCATGACGTCGACCAACAAGTGCAGACCTTCCGGCGGGATATCTGGAAAAGACTCATATCTCTGCACACGCAGTCCAAGTCGGACACCGCGACCGGTCGCGTTCAGGATCAACACATGGATATTATCGGCCTGCTCCTCGAACTGGGTGTCGATGACAACCCGATATGGGTCTGGCTTCTAAGCCGCTATGACTACCTGAAAGGGAAGATTCAGGGGACAGCAGATCGGTCCAAGGTGGAGATTGAGGTGTTGCGGCGTAGGCTCGCTAACAACGATAAACCCACGCCGCAGTCGCTCGCCTCGCATCTACGGTCTCTAAGCAGACAATCCGTGCAGGGCAAACACCCGACCTCTGACGCTCCCGACGTCATTGAGCTATGGGAGAAGATGCTCACGTTCCTGACAAATCTCGTGTCGTCGCAAGGAATTCTGGGAGAGCTTGTCGAGTTTTGGCACACAGCGGAGGGGTTCATCCAAGGGAAAACGCAGTCATCGCTACCTCTGGGCTACAATGGTGAATCACGAGTCCATCACCAGCTCACACAGCAGgccatcgccgacctggAGAAGGGCATCGTGGAGCTGGTTGACTTGCTACGGGAGCACGTCTATGCCTTCTTTGCGGGCATGCCACCTGAGGATATATCCTTGCTCTTCTCTCCGCTGCCTGTGACACCACATTCACCGGCCTCTGCGGGCGGCATGACGCCCACGACGCTTCGAGACCCGCGCTTCAATTTCGACCCAAACAATCCCCCGCCACCGTCCCCTAGGAGAGGCGAACCGTGGGAGAAGCTTGCGTTCTGGCCCCCCTGGTCCAACTCAATCAGCGGCGTCCATTATCTGTCCAAGATGCTGACACTTGTCGGCTCGGGGGCTTCCGATATGGCCGGCATTAGCCCTGTGTCGTCGGGTGACCCTTTGGTACTGGACAACTTGAAGTCCCTGGTGGCAATTTCAAGAGAACGCTGCGTGACGGCACTATGTGCCGCCTGGAATCGTGATGCCGAGAACATCAAGTATGTCGAGGATTGGGAGCGGTCGCCGGACTCGGGCGATGTTACACGCATGCCAGCGGCCTTCTCATCCTTTGAGAGCGCACTACTGTCCGGCATGCAGAAGATTTTATACATCCCGGATGCCACTGCCCGAGACAACGCTCGAAACATGGTGCTACCGCCCCCGACCAAGCTGCTGCAGATGGTGCGGAGTCAGTACGTGACGACTCTGTACAAAGCTCTGAGCGGCATGGTGGAGAATGCCGAGCGCTCGGTCAAGAAAGGTGAAGACGACTGGACCACAGCCCGGGGTTCGTGGCAGGGTTCAAGCGCGACAGCACTCGTCACCGGCAAGAGCACCCTCGATCCGGGTGACAGG AATGTGCGCATGCTGTTGACGTTGAGCAACCTCCAATCTCTACGCTCACAGGTGGTCCCTAGCCTGAATGCGCAATTCGAAAACGCTTTTTCTGTAAAGTTGACGGATGAGTCCAAGACGATTCGGGACGTCCTGGGTCAGATTGACGCACGTCTCTTCCAGTCATACACGAAGCAAGCTGTGGAGAAGCTTCACGTCATCATCCAGGCCGGACTGTCGGCAACGGACTGGgcacctgctgctggccagcgCCCCCAGTCCGCCAAGCCGTACATCTACGAGGCACTGCTGACCCTCGTACTCGTCCACTCGCAagtgtcgacgacggcctcgccgctcaCGCTGCAGGTCCTCTCCTTCTTGCTCGAGCAGACGTCGttgcagctcctcgacgccttccGCAAGCGGCCGCGGTACTCGCTCGAGGCCCTGATGCAGGCGACACTCGACGTCGAATTCGTGGCGCAGACGCTCAGCCACTACACGACGGACCGGGCGACGGAGTTGCAGAGCCAGATCTACcaggagctcgacgggcggaccgacaacgacgcgcgcgcccgcctccagaACGAGCTGCCGGAGATGCGCAGCACGCTGAAGAAGCTGAGGGACGCCAGCAAGAATGAGTTTGCCTGTTTCAAGAAGCcgaagcggccgccgggtCAGAGCGCTTCCAAGTCTGACACGAGCAGTGTAGCTACTTTTGTGAGCACGTAG
- a CDS encoding uncharacterized protein (COG:S~EggNog:ENOG503P0KB) translates to MAAEASGGEAVAPAKRAFSFLDLPAETQQDIISHCSQSDLICLALVSKRMHELASTQLYRNFHIVFPDDDDISFDSPIDGLAGGLDTFTTSEYNYAKHLRDLSMDTLSAGQKGEQSYQPYLYSASCGKFLNTLLYLTLKKARSLEAFRWNIRVELSRPIYRELHRIAPLTKLHIRMQAGESYYNHPPPLPVSPDLHSQPTTGHWPTPPVGPSSSLFSSATAPTQSSSQIPGGPPPILEPQSRLSARNSSSKRGAGTKEPSTFSGFKNLKSLSVLDIDGLDAVSELRICVKNSYSTLKELQLSLSDTLAQQARKPPPDSDADDSDVDDDFHVVPTSQNTNYDATGPAKAFRAQEERKIQESILGRILDIDQTLTKKSPIQHNAHHGSFDKGKDVDTGAINSDPREAFVSSIRKACSKLMALQQGSRDFTISQQDILDTIERAARKYVDSADAPSKSSDTTNSPEVPVEQGSDSDRQAMLALRPKVDADMPKVAAELPGAGPSSAVNGASTSSLPTHLSTLKDSRLDGEELSPDDIDIAHVLIVDGPEDSIAEPAESSVTAEDQAKAMPVIRRPDANMSELTKLLCTGTDPVLLAEAADEWERQWTEKKAMLEPLSDRLRFLQNQTDLLSQRVGKMRSEGVGSGSPEMQLILSKMQMLNRSVAEIFDDVRAVEDDVGTVSKVLSAELSGVGPAGDKLRRYMDAYMRETRGLALETLKIHLIPVKASALSRGVDLACLKQLTLLNVGSQTPIWALLAKEGKTRPLALRTVFTDHVTTTFLSCMAQLPELHDLFLLERGLKHKPESFAPRTTTTIDQIRRLVLKKHMHTLKRLMIKDESNGPNWDANEKTMILICTRGASLEELALSMNIHAVHAFMQYFSGLINLRAINILHFRNNDTCIWVMREILRFIVDNLSHHPELKLEWIAMEDERVERVVRPSETQDKVRQDEPANRSKGKGKEKSHVPTGAAMDSTFPLLPIDGLDSDSDSEDESRDDGRRLRFQTFGPLQFYDVWGVKIFEKEIRSGRL, encoded by the exons ATGGCAGCGGAGGCTTCCGGCGGTGAGGCTGTCGCCCCGGCCAAACGAGCCTTTAGCTTCCTCGACTTGCCCGCCGAAACACAACAAGATATCATCTCTCAC TGCTCCCAGAGTGACCTGATATGCTTGGCTCTGGTGTCCAAACGCATGCATGAACTCGCATCCACCCAACTTTATCGTAACTTCCACATTGTGTTccccgacgatgacgataTCAGCTTTGACTCCCCCatcgatggcctcgccggtGGTCTCGACACATTCACAACGAGCGAGTACAACTACGCCAAGCACCTGCGTGACCTCTCCATGGACACGCTGAGTGCTGGCCAGAAGGGAGAGCAGTCCTACCAACCCTATCTTTACTCAGCTAGTTGCGGCAAATTTCTCAACACTCTGCTCTATCTCACGCTCAAGAAGGCAAGGTCGCTTGAAGCGTTTAG ATGGAACATTCGCGTCGAGCTCAGCCGACCCATCTACCGAGAACTGCACCGGATAGCGCCACTGACCAAGTTGCATATTCGCATGCAAGCCGGAGAGTCATACTACAACCaccctccgccgctgcctgtGTCCCCCGACTTGCACTCGCAGCCTACTACAGGTcactggccgacgccgccagtCGGTCCCTCTTCCTCGTTATTTTCCTCAGCTACCGCGCCAACCCAGTCTTCGTCACAAATTCCGggtgggccgccgccaattTTGGAACCGCAGTCTCGATTATCGGCCAGAAACTCCTCCTCGAAACGTGGCGCAGGAACGAAAGAGCCATCCACATTTTCAGGGTTCAAGAATCTCAAGAGCCTCAGTGTCTTGGACattgatggccttgacgccgtgTCAGAGCTCAGAATTTGTGTGAAGAACTCGTATTCCACTCTGAAGGAGCTCCAGCTGTCCCTGTCCGATACATTGGCACAGCAGGCCCGGAAACCTCCTCCAGATTCCGACGCTGACGATTCcgatgttgacgatgacTTCCATGTGGTTCCAACGTCGCAAAATACCAACTACGACGCAACTGGTCCTGCAAAAGCATTTCGAGCccaggaggagcgcaagaTCCAAGAGTCTATTCTGGGTCGGATTCTCGATATTGATCAAACCTTGACGAAAAAGTCTCCCATTCAGCACAACGCGCATCACGGCTCTTTTGATAAAGGTAAAGATGTCGACACGGGAGCTATCAACAGCGATCCTCGCGAAGCGTTTGTTTCGTCGATCAGGAAGGCCTGTTCAAAGCTCATGGCTCTGCAACAAGGCTCACGCGACTTCACGATCTCGCAACAGGACATTTTGGACACAATTGAAAGGGCTGCGAGGAAGTATGTTGATTCAGCCGACGCACCGTCAAAAAGTAGCGACACGACGAACTCGCCCGAAGTGCCCGTCGAACAGGGCTCCGACAGCGACCGACAAGCGATGCTGGCTTTGAGGCCTAAGGTCGATGCAGATATGCCGAAAGTGGCAGCCGAGCTGCCAGGTGCGGGGCCAAGCTCGGCGGTCAATGGCGCCTCTACGAGCTCTTTGCCAACCCATCTGTCTACACTGAAAGACAGTAGGCTTGACGGAGAGGAGCTGTCGCCAGACGACATCGACATTGCACACGTTCTGATTGTGGATGGACCGGAGGATTCGATTGCCGAACCCGCAGAATCGTCTGTCACGGCAGAGGACCAGGCCAAAGCCATGCCAGTAATCAGGAGGCCGGATGCAAACATGTCCGAACTGACGAAATTACTCTGTACAGGCACCGATCCTGTCTTACTAGCGGAGGCTGCGGATGAATGGGAGCGCCAGTGGACAGAGAAGAAGGCCATGCTGGAACCGCTAAGCGACAGGTTGAGGTTCTTGCAGAATCAAACCGACCTCTTATCACAAAGGGTAGGGAAAATGCGTTCGGAAGGCGTTGGCTCTGGGTCCCCGGAGATGCAGCTCATACTGTCAAAGATGCAGATGCTGAACAGGAGCGTGGCGGAGATTTTTGACGATGTGCGCGCAGTCGAAGACGATGTCGGCACAGTTTCCAAGGTGCTGTCAGCGGAACTATCAGGGGTCGGCCCGGCAGGCGACAAGCTGCGTCGATACATGGACGCGTACATGCGCGAGACTCGTGGCCTGGCTCTGGAGACGCTCAAGATACACCTCATTCCCGTCAAGGCCTCTGCTCTATCGCGCGGTGTCGATCTGGCTTGTCTGAAACAGCTCACGCTGCTCAATGTGGGGAGCCAGACGCCGATctgggcgctgctggccaaggaggggAAAACACGGCCGCTTGCCCTGCGGACTGTCTTCACTGACCATGTCACGACGACCTTTCTGTCCTGCATGGCGCAGCTTCCTGAGCTCCACGACCTGTTTCTGTTGGAAAGAGGTCTCAAGCACAAGCCCGAGAGTTTCGCGCCGCGGACGACCACTACGATCGATCAGATACGGCGTCTCGTTCTCAAGAAGCACATGCACACACTGAAGCGCCTGATGATCAAGGATGAGTCCAACGGGCCAAACTGGGACGCAAACGAAAAGACGATGATTCTAATTTGCACGCGCGGCGCAAGCTTGGAGGAACTTGCCTTGAGCATGAACATTCACGCCGTG CACGCTTTCATGCAGTACTTCTCGGGTCTGATCAATCTGCGCGCCATCAACATCCTTCACTTTAGGAACAACGACACCTGCATCTGGGTGATGCGGGAGATTCTGCGGTTTATTGTGGACAACTTGTCGCATCACCCGGAGCTTAAGCTCGAGTGGATCGCCATGGAGGATGAGCGGGTGGAGCGGGTCGTGAGACCATCTGAGACGCAGGACAAGGTCCGCCAGGACGAGCCCGCCAACAGATCCAAGGGCAAGGGGAAGGAAAAGTCGCACGTgccgacgggggcggcgatggatAGCACAttcccgctgctgccgatTGACGGGTTGGACTCGGATTCTGACAGTGAGGACGAGTCCCGTGACGATGGGAGACGACTCCGATTCCAGACGTTTGGCCCACTGCAGTTTTACGACGTATGGGGCGTGAAGATATTTGAGAAGGAGATCCGAAGTGGACGCTTATGA
- a CDS encoding uncharacterized protein (EggNog:ENOG503PEKW): MLYRPDFKPLLNICRGLGGGGGGGGRSGGKPVDWPRSVDNEDDDNISKPESSSAAPSSSPPPPVDAARSREEGGGGGANPKGSGLFEPSQLLELPSDAILLICDQLDTPEALSLSLTCKSLYRLCFSKYSSCRGALSSEERRRFLLLLERDPRMGRSVFYCYPCNSLHQFEEHWGPHSSSNGGGGGGGGGGDDVVQQGEDQQQQDISSSSSSSSRREQQDCDNRDRFSPIGNRFNLSYTLARLVMNRHLYGPAHGIPLRNICVSHVAERDVLRVRCTTDARIRGGELYLLRTYDFSLARGDVDEFRRCTGARDFRLCQHMPLLSGSSAYRQHIAELQRRPSPPPQQQQQANNNSSSSSNEPGLVPCRDAQGSCGICLMDYDITISASTSASGGGGVGAWDVSIRAYHQLGACRSPDDWKWARFTEAVRPHLFFPNRPNRRGSTLGARAVKELWMGGADAGEGEGGRGGVAAAATTTTTTTTMSQTDLPISLPSCLWRHATPLTEPPV; this comes from the exons ATGCTGTAT AGGCCGGACTTTAAGCCATTGCTCAACATTTGTcgggggctcggcggcggcggcggcggcggaggccgGTCTggcggcaagcccgtcgactGGCCCAGGTCCGtcgacaacgaggacgacgacaacatcAGCAAGCCCGagtcgtcttcggcggcgccatcgagcagcccgccgccgcccgtcgacgcagCTCGGTCCagggaagaaggaggaggaggaggagcaaacCCCAAAGGGTCAGGGTTGTTCGAGCCCTCACAGCTGCTAGAGCTCCCTTCTGATGCGATACTGTTGATATGCGATCAACTGGACACCCCCGAGGCGCTCAGCCTGTCCCTCACCTGCAAGAGCCTCTACCGCCTGTGCTTCTCCAAGTATTCCTCGTGCCGCGGGGCGCTGTCTTCGGAGGAGCGCAGGCGGTTTCTCCTGCTCCTAGAAAGGGATCCTCGGATGGGGCGCAGCGTCTTTTACTGCTACCCGTGCAACTCGCTTCACCAGTTTGAGGAGCACTGGGGCCCCCATTCGAGCTCAaacggcggtggtggcggcggcggcggcggcggtgatgatgtcgtccagcagggcgaggatcagcagcagcaggacatctcctcctcctcctcctcctcctccagacGAGAACAACAAGACTGCGACAACCGCGATCGCTTCTCCCCGATCGGCAACCGCTTCAACCTCTCCTAcaccctcgcgcgcctcgtcatgAACCGCCACCTATACGGGCCGGCCCACGGCATCCCGCTGCGCAACATCTGCGTCAGCCACGTCGCGGAGAGGGACGTGCTCCGCGTCCGCTGCACCACCGACGCCCggatccgcggcggcgagctgtaCCTCCTCCGCACGTACGACTTCTCCCTCGCGCGCGGGGACGTCGACGAGTTCCGCAGGTGCACCGGCGCGCGCGACTTTCGCCTCTGCCAGCACATGCCCCTCCTCTCCGGCAGCTCCGCGTACCGCCAGCACAttgccgagctgcagcgcaggccatcgccgccgccgcagcagcagcagcaggccaacaacaacagcagcagcagcagcaacgagcCCGGGCTCGTGCCCTGCCGGGACGCTCAGGGCTCGTGCGGCATCTGCCTCATGGACTACGACATCAccatctcggcctcgacttcggcgagcggcggcggcggggtcgggGCCTGGGACGTGAGCATCAGGGCCTACCACCAGCTCGGCGCCTGCCGCTCCCCCGACGACTGGAAGTGGGCGCGCTTCAccgaggccgtccgtccgcatCTCTTCTTCCCCAACCGACCGAACCGTCGGGGCTCGACGCTGGGTGCCAgggccgtcaaggagctgtggatgggcggcgccgacgcgggcgaaGGGGAGGGTGGACGTGGTGGcgtcgcagcggcggccacaaccacgaccacgaccacgacgatgagccAAACTGATCTGCCCATCTCCCTGCCTTCCTGCTTGTGGCGCCATGCAACCCCCCTGACTGAACCCCCAGTCtga
- a CDS encoding uncharacterized protein (EggNog:ENOG503NY6A), with translation MGRKPNPLILEYFERGPKLNDNSNRYPHTCKQCGENFPKGRIDSLTAHITKKCPAISDSERMRACLELHGIAHARSAAERHQQALARENGQAVSPASLPQGWSALETLAEASRQVDLNENSRAGSQKASQTAVAQAATANGTHNADRFELQEQYTLDNPPVSYENRPQGGARRDESPAQGDRAVSALAHTPPPTTELSPEERLQALLPVSGSSPDPSNISVAVAAAARLNPSFLDPQLVQHDQPALSPSLPDAQASPTPEAAQPSSQPVASDASASQPWGEMTYMTTASAGPVATDSPPMPAPLNRGGVRMDTSGPLFNGRSRHYRSKFTPARRQEVKEVRKLGACIRCRILRKICSKGTPCDTCRKVLAPRVWMTGCVRSRLHEQLDLYSAGVQVVLSQNRINLHKDQLQLTDVGSVVEVSHFPDAGKSISLATLAVILESGEDQDEGQQTRDHQVIMVNQDKEEVPQKVEAYMRDVLHLFIEREPSKFMRVTLETAVQQLAENEDELLSKALELWGLVESIDRERQWTIVEKLAGDEERSRPIKEAQTENGVDIYTMICMQLNAAAERKANATSRGLLNLMDRLLADSKTKAGFKTYLTAIIFLNCIEKSTWAFKAWEQDHLRPGWPLERDPSVFTEQGGNLAALLKMLLGIRKALPQTTRGEDGKLATTDLDPAVSAYFQNLDLEYDTIQARQKGSQFSPADSRSLELMFCSHLLLPNPSP, from the exons aTGGGCCGCAAACCAAACCCGCTCATCCTCGAGTACTTCGAGCGCGGGCCGAAGCTCAACGACAATAGCAACCGGTACCCGCATACCTGCAAGCAATGCGGCGAAAACTTCCCCAAGGGACGCATCGACAGCCTTACCGCACACATCACCAAGAAATGCCCTGCCATTTCTGACTCGGAGCGCATGCGCGCCTGCCTCGAGCTGCACGGCATCGCCCATGCTCGatcggccgccgagcgccacCAGCAGGCCCTTGCGCGCGAGAATGGCCAGGCCGTGTCTCCGGCATCTCTACCCCAAGGATGGAGTGCTCTCGAGACGCTCGCTGAGGCGTCGCGGCAAGTAGACCTCAACGAGAATAGCCGTGCAGGCAGCCAAAAGGCGTCCCAGACCGCGGTTGCCCAAGCCGCCACAGCCAACGGCACACACAACGCCGACCGCTTCGAGCTCCAGGAGCAGTACACTCTAGATAACCCCCCAGTCAGCTATGAGAATCGTCCACAGGGCGGTGCGCGGAGAGACGAAAGCCCCGCTCAAGGCGaccgcgccgtctccgccctcgcccacacgccgccaccgaccaCCGAGCTCTCACCCGAAGAGAGGTTGCAGGCCCTTCTCCCCGTGAGCGGCTCATCCCCCGATCCTTCCAACatctccgtcgccgttgcggctgcagctcgccTCAATCCCTCTTTTCTCGATCCACAGCTTGTACAGCACGATCAGCCCGCTCTGTCGCCCTCCCTGCCCGATGCCcaggcgtcgccgacaccAGAGGCAGCGCAGCCCTCATCTCAGCCTGTGGCTAGCGACGCGAGCGCCTCTCAGCCCTGGGGCGAAATGACTTACATGACCACCGCATCTGCTGGTCCCGTTGCCACCGACAGCCCCCCCATGCCAGCACCGCTCAACCGTGGGGGCGTCCGCATGGACACCAGCGGGCCACTTTTCAACGGGCGGTCGCGTCACTACCGTTCCAAGTTCACCCCTGCGAGGCGCCAAGAGGTCAAGGAGGTCCGCAAGTTGGGCGCCTGCATTCGATGCCGGATTTTGCGAAAGATTTGCAGCAAAGGCACGCCGTGCGACACCTGTCGCAAGGTGCTGGCGCCCAGGGTCTGGATGACAGGCTGCGTCCGTTCACGGTTACACGAGCAGCTGGACCTTTACTCGGCTGGTGTTCAGGTTGTCCTGTCACAGAATCGCATCAACCTCCACAAGGATCAGCTACAGCTAACAGACGTCGGTTCCGTGGTCGAGGTCTCGCACTTTCCAGACGCCGGGAAGAGCATCAGCCTAGCGACACTAGCGGTAATCCTCGAGTCGGGGGAAGATCAAGATGAGGGCCAACAGACAAGAGATCATCAGGTCATCATGGTCAACCAGGACAAGGAAGAGGTCCCACAAAAGGTCGAGGCATACATGCGTGATGTCCTTCACCTCTTCATCGAGCGCGAGCCCTCAAAGTTCATGCGTGTGACACTCGAGACTGCCGtgcagcagcttgccgagAATGAAGACGAGTTGTTGAGCAAAGCTTTGGAGCTCTGGGGCCTCGTTGAAAGCATCGATCGCGAAAGGCAGTGGACCATTGTCGAGAagctggccggcgacgaagagcgCTCTCGGCCCATCAAGGAAGCGCAGACGGAAAACGGCGTCGACATCTACACCATGATCTGCATGCAGCTCAACGCCGCAgccgagcgcaaggccaACGCAACCTCGCGCGGCCTCCTCAACCTCATGGaccggctcctcgccgacagcaAGACCAAGGCGGGCTTCAAGACGTACCTCACGGCCATCATCTTCCTCAACTGCATCGAAAAGTCGACCTGGGCCTTCAAGGCTTGGGAGCAGGACCACCTGCGGCCCGGTTGGCCTCTTGAGCGGGACCCCAGCGTCTTCACGGAACAAGGCGGCAACCTGGCTGCCCTGCTCAAGATGCTGCTCGGCATTCGCAAGGCACTCCCGCAGACAACAcgaggcgaggacggcaagctggCCACAACGGATCTCGACCCCGCCGTGTCGGCCTACTTTCAGAACCTCGACCTGGAAT ATGATACGATACAAGCCCGCCAAAAGGGCTCACAATTCTCCCCAGCGGACTCGCGCTCCTTGGAGCTCATGTTCTGCTCTCACCTCCTGCTGCCCAACCCGTCACCCTAA
- the IDH2 gene encoding Isocitrate dehydrogenase (NAD(+)) (EggNog:ENOG503NVMJ~COG:C): MLAIRAFSSPIPRQCLRAAPRAAATWSVSRCYSTAGERVAKYEGTKDSKGNYLVSLIEGDGIGPEIAVSVKDIFAAAKTPIAWESVDVTPILKDGKTAIPDAAIENIKKNKIALKGPLATPVGKGHVSLNLTLRRTFNLFANLRPCRSVAGFKTPYDDVDTVLIRENTEGEYSGIEHVVVDGVVQSIKLITREASERVLRFAFQHAESIGRKKVRVVHKATIMKMSDGLFLNVGRQVAKDFPGIEFDAELLDNTCLKMVTDPDPYNDKVLVMPNLYGDILSDMCAGLIGGLGLTPSGNIGDECSIFEAVHGSAPDIAGKGLANPTALLLSSIMMLRHMRLNNHANRIEKAIFDTLAEGKALTGDLGGKAKTHEYAAAIIEKL, encoded by the exons ATGCTGGCCATCCGAGCTTTCTCTAGCCCGATCCCCAGGCAGTGCCTGCGCGCTGctccccgcgccgctgccacctGGTCGGTCTCT CGCTGCTACTCTACTGCCGGTGAGCGAGTCGCCAAGTACGAGGGAACCAAGGACTCCAAG GGCAACTATCTGGTTAGCTTGATTGAGGGCGATGGCATTGGCCCCGAGATTGCCGTCTCTGTCAAGGAtatcttcgccgccgccaag ACGCCAATCGCTTGGGAGTCGGTCGATGTCACCCCCATCCTgaaggacggcaagacggcTATTCCCGATGCCGCCATTGAGAACATCAAGAAGAACAAGATTGCCCTCAAGGGTCCCCTGGCC ACTCCTGTTGGCAAGGGCCACGTCTCGCTTAACCTGACTCTGCGCCGTACCTTCAACCTTTTCGCCAACCTGCGACCATGCCGTTCCGTCGCCGGCTTCAAGACCCCGTACGATGACGTCGATACCGTCCTGATCCGAGAGAACACTGAGGGCGAGTACTCTGGCATTGAGCACGTTGTCGTTGATGGTGTTGTTCAGAGCATCAAGCTCATCACCCGCGAGGCCAGCGAGCGCGTTCTTCGCTTCGCCTTCCAACACGCCGAGTCCATCGGCCGCAAGAAGGTCCGCGTCGTTCACAAGGCCACCATCATGAAGATGTCCGACGGCCTCTTCCTGAACGTTGGTCGCCAGGTTGCCAAGGACTTCCCCGGCATTGAGttcgacgccgagcttctcgacaACACGTGCCTCAAGATGGTCACTGACCCCGACCCTTATAACGACAAGGTCCTGGTCATGCCCAACCTTTACGGCGACATTCTGTCTGACATGTGCGCCGGTCTGAttggtggcctcggcctcacTCCCTCTGGCAACATCGGTGACGAGTGCTCCATCTTCGAGGCCGTTCACGGCTCCGCCCCCGATATTGCCGGCAAGGGTCTTGCCAACCCCACTGCGCTGCTCCTCAGCTCCATCATGATGCTGAGGCACATGCGCCTCAACAACCACGCCAATCGGATCGAGAAGGCCATTTTCGACAccctcgccgagggcaaggcccTCACTGGCGACCTGGGCGGCAAGGCGAAGACTCATGAATACGCTGCCGCTATCATCGAGAAGCTGTGA